From one Esox lucius isolate fEsoLuc1 chromosome 11, fEsoLuc1.pri, whole genome shotgun sequence genomic stretch:
- the LOC105008122 gene encoding uncharacterized protein LOC105008122 isoform X1, with protein MFHTCLLVLTFLPYVHSISLTSSSDQLKAPGESVKLSCQASGYALTDYGTGWIRQRSGKPLEWIGIIWGGGSINLGASFQSRFTISRDSSNVLYLDISRLQAEDTAVYYCAKTRGGGAFDYWGKGTMVTVSSATATAPTLFPLAQCGSGTKDMLTLGCMATGFTPPSITFKWKDSTTTALTDFIQYPSVQSNGKYMGVSQLSVKKADWEKRNFICAVEHSTGPKDVVFKKPVSEPMTVILNPPKVYNLFVNHQAVLECVINGKNTNAVRNARIAWNVNKQSRRDGISEVVKNDQQTPRKVSTLTLNRRDWGTVNTVQCSAESNGITTGNQELVINHGCEGYSVSANILSEESMNDKGVVTLVCLVVSPSLCDFYILWKEGSTPQDEQNSEVVTNPPQKTHSGSYTITSIFTTSKGKWDNNVKFSCSVTHAGLDTGTGPREISVSKPSVSEPMTVILNPPKVYNLFVNHQAVLECVINGKNTNAVRNARIAWNVNKQSRRDGISEVVKNDQQTPRKVSTLTLNRRDWGTVNTVQCSAESNGITTGNQELVINHGCEGYSVSANILSEESMNDKGVVTLVCLVVSPSLCDFYILWKEGSTPQDEQNSEVVTNPPQKTHSGSYTITSIFTTSKGKWDNNVKFSCSVTHAGLDTGTGPREISVSKPSVPEPMTVTLNPPRAYSLFVNHQAVLECVINGKNTNAVRNARIAWNVNKQSRRDGISEVVKNDQQTPRKVSTLTLNRRDWGTVNTVQCSAESNGITTGNQELVINHGCKGYSVSANILSEESMNDKGVVTLVCLVVSPSLCDFYILWKEGSTPQDEQNSEVVTNPPQKTHSGSYTITSIFTTSKGKWDNNVKFSCSVTHAGLDTGTGPREISVSKPSVPEPMTVTLNPPRVYSLFVNHQAVLECVINGKNTNAVRNVRIAWNVNKQSRREGISEVVKNDQQTPRKVSTLTLNRRDWGTVNTVQCSAESNGITTGNQELVINHGCKGYSVSAHILSEESMNDKGVVTLVCLVVSPSLCDFYILWKEGSTPQDEQNSEVVTNPPQKTHSGSYTITSIFTTSKGKWDNNVKFSCSVTHAGLDTGTAPREISVSKPSVPEPMTVTLNPPRVYSLFVNHQAVLECVINGKNTNAVRNARIAWNVNKQSRRDGISEVVKNDQQTPRKVSTLTLNRRDWGTVNTVQCSAESNGITTGNQELVINHGCKDFSVSAHILPEEYMNDKGVVTLVCLVVSPSLCDFYILWKEGSTPQDEQNREVVTGPPQKTHSGSYTITSIFTTSKGKWDNNVKFSCSVTHAGLDTGTGPREISVSKPSVSEPMTVTLNPPRVYSLFVNHQAVLECVINGKNTNAVRNARIAWNVNKQSRREGISEVVKNDQQTPRKVSTLTLNRRDWGTVNTVQCSAESNGITTGNQELVINHGCKDFSVSAHILPEEYMNDKGVVTLVCLVVSPSLCDFYILWKEGSTPQDEQNREVVTGPPQKTHSGSYTITSIFTTSKGKWDNNVKFSCSVTHSGLDTGTGPREISVSKASVPKPMTVTLNPPKVYNLFVNHQAVLECVINGKNTNAVRNARITWNVNKQSRRDGISEVVKNEQQKPRKVSTLTLNRRDWGTVNTVQCSAESNGIKTGIQELVVNHGCKDFSVSAHILPEGSMNDKGVVTLVCLVVSPSLCDFYILWKEGSTPQDEQNREVVTGPPQKTLSGSYTITSIFTTSKGKWDNNVKFSCSVTHAGLDTDTAPREISLSKALEKNQLPMPDGDSVTECNKMDDEEDEFRSLWSTASIFIILFSLSITYSAVISLVKMKP; from the exons TGCTTTTGACTACTGGGGAAAAGGCACAATGGTTACCGTTTCATCAG CCACAGCAACTGCCCCGACTTTGTTCCCTTTGGCACAATGTGGTTCTGGGACCAAAGATATGCTGACTCTGGGTTGCATGGCCACTGGCTTCACGCCTCCTTCCATCACCTTTAAATGGAAAGACTCCACCACGACTGCCCTGACTGATTTCATCCAATACCCCTCTGTCCAGAGCAATGGAAAGTACATGGGAGTTAGTCAGCTTAGCGTAAAGAAAGCAGACTGGGAAAAGAGGAATTTCATATGTGCTGTAGAGCATTCAACTGGTCCAAAGGATGTGGTATTTAAGAAACCAG TCTCAGAACCGATGACAGTGATACTGAACCCACCAAAAGTGTACAACTTGTTTGTGAACCATCAAGCAGTGCTGGAATGTGTCATCAAtggcaaaaacacaaatgcagttCGTAATGCCAGAATCGCCTGGAACGTCAACAAACAGTCCAGGAGAGATGGAATCAGTGAGGTGGTTAAAAATGACCAACAAACACCCAGGAAGGTCAGCACTCTGACCCTGAACCGGAGGGACTGGGGCACAGTGAATACTGTCCAGTGTTCTGCAGAGTCAAATGGCATCACAACAGGAAATCAGGAACTCGTCATCAATCATGGAT GCGAAGGCTATTCAGTGTCTGCTAACATTCTATCAGAGGAGTCCATGAATGACAAAGGGGTTGTGACCCTGGTCTGCCTGGTGGTCAGTCCATCACTTTGTGACTTCTATATCTTGTGGAAAGAGGGCAGCACCCCCCAAGATGAACAAAACAGTGAAGTTGTTACTAATCCACCTCAGAAAACCCATAGCGGGAGTTACACCATCACCAGCATCTTCACCACCAGCAAAGGGAAATGGGACAACAATGTGAAATTCTCCTGCTCCGTCACACACGCAGGGTTGGATACTGGCACAGGTCCTAGAGAGATCAGTGTGTCGAAGCCCTCGG TCTCAGAACCGATGACAGTGATACTGAACCCACCAAAAGTGTACAACTTGTTTGTGAACCATCAAGCAGTGCTGGAATGTGTCATCAAtggcaaaaacacaaatgcagttCGTAATGCCAGAATCGCCTGGAACGTCAACAAACAGTCCAGGAGAGATGGAATCAGTGAGGTGGTTAAAAATGACCAACAAACACCCAGGAAGGTCAGCACTCTGACCCTGAACCGGAGGGACTGGGGCACAGTGAATACTGTCCAGTGTTCTGCAGAGTCAAATGGCATCACAACAGGAAATCAGGAACTCGTCATCAATCATGGAT GCGAAGGCTATTCAGTGTCTGCTAACATTCTATCAGAGGAGTCCATGAATGACAAAGGGGTTGTGACCCTGGTCTGCCTGGTGGTCAGTCCATCACTTTGTGACTTCTATATCTTGTGGAAAGAGGGCAGCACCCCCCAAGATGAACAAAACAGTGAAGTTGTTACTAATCCACCTCAGAAAACCCATAGCGGGAGTTACACCATCACCAGCATCTTCACCACCAGCAAAGGGAAATGGGACAACAATGTGAAATTCTCCTGCTCCGTCACACACGCAGGGTTGGATACTGGCACAGGTCCTAGAGAGATCAGTGTGTCGAAGCCCTCGG TCCCAGAACCGATGACAGTGACACTGAACCCACCAAGAGCGTACAGTTTGTTTGTGAACCATCAAGCAGTGCTGGAATGTGTCATCAAtggcaaaaacacaaatgcagttCGTAATGCCAGAATCGCCTGGAACGTCAACAAACAGTCCAGGAGAGATGGAATCAGTGAGGTGGTTAAAAACGACCAACAAACACCCAGGAAGGTCAGCACTCTGACCCTGAACCGGAGGGACTGGGGCACAGTGAATACTGTCCAGTGTTCTGCAGAGTCAAATGGCATCACAACAGGAAATCAGGAACTCGTCATCAATCATGGAT GCAAAGGCTATTCAGTGTCTGCTAACATTCTATCAGAGGAGTCCATGAATGACAAAGGGGTTGTGACCCTGGTCTGCCTGGTGGTCAGTCCATCACTTTGTGACTTCTATATCTTGTGGAAAGAGGGCAGCACCCCCCAAGATGAACAAAACAGTGAAGTTGTTACTAATCCACCTCAGAAAACCCATAGCGGGAGTTACACCATCACCAGCATCTTCACCACCAGCAAAGGGAAATGGGACAACAATGTGAAATTCTCCTGCTCCGTCACACACGCAGGGTTGGATACTGGCACAGGTCCTAGAGAGATTAGTGTGTCGAAGCCCTCGG TCCCAGAACCGATGACAGTGACACTGAACCCACCAAGAGTGTACAGTTTGTTTGTGAACCATCAAGCAGTGCTGGAATGTGTCATCAAtggcaaaaacacaaatgcagttCGTAATGTCAGAATCGCCTGGAACGTCAACAAACAGTCCAGGAGAGAAGGAATCAGTGAGGTGGTTAAAAATGACCAACAAACACCCAGGAAGGTCAGCACTCTGACCCTGAACCGGAGGGACTGGGGCACAGTGAATACTGTCCAGTGTTCTGCAGAGTCAAATGGCATCACAACAGGAAATCAGGAACTCGTCATCAATCATGGAT GCAAAGGCTATTCAGTGTCTGCTCACATTCTATCAGAGGAGTCCATGAATGACAAAGGGGTTGTGACCCTGGTCTGCCTGGTGGTCAGTCCATCACTTTGTGACTTCTATATCTTGTGGAAAGAGGGCAGCACCCCCCAAGATGAACAAAACAGTGAAGTTGTTACTAATCCACCTCAGAAAACCCATAGCGGGAGTTACACCATCACCAGCATCTTCACCACCAGCAAAGGGAAATGGGACAACAATGTGAAATTCTCCTGCTCCGTCACACACGCAGGGTTGGATACTGGCACAGCTCCTAGAGAGATCAGTGTGTCGAAGCCCTCGG TCCCAGAACCGATGACAGTGACACTGAACCCACCAAGAGTGTACAGTTTGTTTGTGAACCATCAAGCAGTGCTGGAATGTGTCATCAAtggcaaaaacacaaatgcagttCGTAATGCCAGAATCGCCTGGAACGTCAACAAACAGTCCAGGAGAGATGGAATCAGTGAGGTGGTTAAAAATGACCAACAAACACCCAGGAAGGTCAGCACTCTGACCCTGAACCGGAGGGACTGGGGCACAGTGAATACTGTCCAGTGTTCTGCAGAGTCAAATGGCATCACAACAGGAAATCAGGAACTCGTCATCAATCATGGAT GCAAAGACTTTTCAGTATCTGCTCACATTCTCCCAGAAGAGTACATGAATGACAAAGGGGTTGTTACCCTTGTCTGCCTGGTGGTCAGTCCATCACTTTGTGATTTCTATATCCTGTGGAAAGAGGGCAGCACCCCCCAAGATGAACAAAACCGTGAAGTTGTTACTGGTCCACCTCAGAAAACCCATAGCGGGAGTTACACCATCACCAGCATCTTCACCACCAGCAAAGGGAAATGGGACAACAATGTGAAATTCTCCTGCTCCGTCACACACGCAGGGTTGGATACTGGCACAGGTCCTAGAGAGATCAGTGTGTCGAAGCCCTCGG TCTCAGAACCGATGACAGTGACACTGAACCCACCAAGAGTGTACAGTTTGTTTGTGAACCATCAAGCAGTGCTGGAATGTGTCATCAAtggcaaaaacacaaatgcagttCGTAATGCCAGAATCGCCTGGAACGTCAACAAACAGTCCAGGAGAGAAGGAATCAGTGAGGTGGTTAAAAACGACCAACAAACACCCAGGAAGGTCAGCACTCTGACCCTGAACCGGAGGGACTGGGGCACAGTGAATACTGTCCAGTGTTCTGCAGAGTCAAATGGCATCACAACAGGAAATCAGGAACTCGTCATCAATCATGGAT GCAAAGACTTTTCAGTATCTGCCCACATTCTCCCAGAAGAGTACATGAATGACAAAGGGGTTGTTACCCTTGTCTGCCTGGTAGTCAGTCCATCACTTTGTGATTTCTATATCCTGTGGAAAGAGGGCAGCACCCCCCAAGATGAACAAAACCGCGAAGTTGTTACTGGTCCACCTCAGAAAACCCATAGCGGGAGTTACACCATCACCAGCATCTTTACCACCAGCAAAGGGAAATGGGACAACAATGTGAAATTCTCCTGTTCCGTCACACATTCTGGGTTGGATACTGGCACAGGTCCTAGAGAGATCAGTGTGTCGAAGGCCTCGG TCCCAAAACCGATGACAGTGACACTGAACCCACCAAAAGTGTATAACTTGTTTGTGAACCACCAAGCAGTGCTGGAATGTGTCATCAAtggcaaaaacacaaatgcagttCGTAATGCCAGAATCACCTGGAACGTCAACAAACAGTCCAGGAGAGATGGAATCAGTGAGGTGGttaaaaatgaacaacaaaaacCCAGGAAGGTCAGCACTCTGACCCTGAACCGGAGGGACTGGGGCACAGTGAATACTGTCCAGTGTTCTGCAGAGTCAAATGGCATCAAAACTGGAATTCAGGAACTTGTCGTCAATCATGGAT GCAAAGACTTTTCAGTGTCTGCTCACATTCTGCCAGAGGGGTCCATGAATGACAAAGGGGTTGTGACCCTGGTCTGCCTGGTGGTCAGTCCATCACTTTGTGATTTCTATATCTTGTGGAAAGAGGGCAGCACCCCCCAAGATGAACAAAACCGTGAAGTTGTTACTGGTCCACCTCAGAAAACCCTTAGCGGGAGTTACACCATCACCAGCATCTTCACCACCAGCAAAGGGAAATGGGACAACAATGTGAAATTCTCCTGCTCCGTCACACACGCTGGGTTGGATACTGACACAGCTCCTAGAGAGATCAGTTTGTCGAAGGCCTTGG AGAAGAACCAGTTACCCATGCCTGATGGAGACTCAGTTACAGAGTGTAACAAGATGGACGATGAAGAGGATGAGTTCAGAAGCCTGTGGTCCACCGCCTCAATTTTCATTATTCTCTTCTCCCTTTCTATTACCTACAGTGCAGTGATCAGTCTGGTAAAG ATGAAGCCATGA
- the LOC105008122 gene encoding uncharacterized protein LOC105008122 isoform X2 produces MFHTCLLVLTFLPYVHSISLTSSSDQLKAPGESVKLSCQASGYALTDYGTGWIRQRSGKPLEWIGIIWGGGSINLGASFQSRFTISRDSSNVLYLDISRLQAEDTAVYYCAKTSNGNAFDYWGKGTMVTVSSATATAPTLFPLAQCGSGTKDMLTLGCMATGFTPPSITFKWKDSTTTALTDFIQYPSVQSNGKYMGVSQLSVKKADWEKRNFICAVEHSTGPKDVVFKKPVSEPMTVILNPPKVYNLFVNHQAVLECVINGKNTNAVRNARIAWNVNKQSRRDGISEVVKNDQQTPRKVSTLTLNRRDWGTVNTVQCSAESNGITTGNQELVINHGCEGYSVSANILSEESMNDKGVVTLVCLVVSPSLCDFYILWKEGSTPQDEQNSEVVTNPPQKTHSGSYTITSIFTTSKGKWDNNVKFSCSVTHAGLDTGTGPREISVSKPSVSEPMTVILNPPKVYNLFVNHQAVLECVINGKNTNAVRNARIAWNVNKQSRRDGISEVVKNDQQTPRKVSTLTLNRRDWGTVNTVQCSAESNGITTGNQELVINHGCEGYSVSANILSEESMNDKGVVTLVCLVVSPSLCDFYILWKEGSTPQDEQNSEVVTNPPQKTHSGSYTITSIFTTSKGKWDNNVKFSCSVTHAGLDTGTGPREISVSKPSVPEPMTVTLNPPRAYSLFVNHQAVLECVINGKNTNAVRNARIAWNVNKQSRRDGISEVVKNDQQTPRKVSTLTLNRRDWGTVNTVQCSAESNGITTGNQELVINHGCKGYSVSANILSEESMNDKGVVTLVCLVVSPSLCDFYILWKEGSTPQDEQNSEVVTNPPQKTHSGSYTITSIFTTSKGKWDNNVKFSCSVTHAGLDTGTGPREISVSKPSVPEPMTVTLNPPRVYSLFVNHQAVLECVINGKNTNAVRNVRIAWNVNKQSRREGISEVVKNDQQTPRKVSTLTLNRRDWGTVNTVQCSAESNGITTGNQELVINHGCKGYSVSAHILSEESMNDKGVVTLVCLVVSPSLCDFYILWKEGSTPQDEQNSEVVTNPPQKTHSGSYTITSIFTTSKGKWDNNVKFSCSVTHAGLDTGTAPREISVSKPSVPEPMTVTLNPPRVYSLFVNHQAVLECVINGKNTNAVRNARIAWNVNKQSRRDGISEVVKNDQQTPRKVSTLTLNRRDWGTVNTVQCSAESNGITTGNQELVINHGCKDFSVSAHILPEEYMNDKGVVTLVCLVVSPSLCDFYILWKEGSTPQDEQNREVVTGPPQKTHSGSYTITSIFTTSKGKWDNNVKFSCSVTHAGLDTGTGPREISVSKPSVSEPMTVTLNPPRVYSLFVNHQAVLECVINGKNTNAVRNARIAWNVNKQSRREGISEVVKNDQQTPRKVSTLTLNRRDWGTVNTVQCSAESNGITTGNQELVINHGCKDFSVSAHILPEEYMNDKGVVTLVCLVVSPSLCDFYILWKEGSTPQDEQNREVVTGPPQKTHSGSYTITSIFTTSKGKWDNNVKFSCSVTHSGLDTGTGPREISVSKASVPKPMTVTLNPPKVYNLFVNHQAVLECVINGKNTNAVRNARITWNVNKQSRRDGISEVVKNEQQKPRKVSTLTLNRRDWGTVNTVQCSAESNGIKTGIQELVVNHGCKDFSVSAHILPEGSMNDKGVVTLVCLVVSPSLCDFYILWKEGSTPQDEQNREVVTGPPQKTLSGSYTITSIFTTSKGKWDNNVKFSCSVTHAGLDTDTAPREISLSKALEKNQLPMPDGDSVTECNKMDDEEDEFRSLWSTASIFIILFSLSITYSAVISLVKMKP; encoded by the exons TGCTTTTGACTACTGGGGAAAAGGCACAATGGTTACCGTTTCATCAG CCACAGCAACTGCCCCGACTTTGTTCCCTTTGGCACAATGTGGTTCTGGGACCAAAGATATGCTGACTCTGGGTTGCATGGCCACTGGCTTCACGCCTCCTTCCATCACCTTTAAATGGAAAGACTCCACCACGACTGCCCTGACTGATTTCATCCAATACCCCTCTGTCCAGAGCAATGGAAAGTACATGGGAGTTAGTCAGCTTAGCGTAAAGAAAGCAGACTGGGAAAAGAGGAATTTCATATGTGCTGTAGAGCATTCAACTGGTCCAAAGGATGTGGTATTTAAGAAACCAG TCTCAGAACCGATGACAGTGATACTGAACCCACCAAAAGTGTACAACTTGTTTGTGAACCATCAAGCAGTGCTGGAATGTGTCATCAAtggcaaaaacacaaatgcagttCGTAATGCCAGAATCGCCTGGAACGTCAACAAACAGTCCAGGAGAGATGGAATCAGTGAGGTGGTTAAAAATGACCAACAAACACCCAGGAAGGTCAGCACTCTGACCCTGAACCGGAGGGACTGGGGCACAGTGAATACTGTCCAGTGTTCTGCAGAGTCAAATGGCATCACAACAGGAAATCAGGAACTCGTCATCAATCATGGAT GCGAAGGCTATTCAGTGTCTGCTAACATTCTATCAGAGGAGTCCATGAATGACAAAGGGGTTGTGACCCTGGTCTGCCTGGTGGTCAGTCCATCACTTTGTGACTTCTATATCTTGTGGAAAGAGGGCAGCACCCCCCAAGATGAACAAAACAGTGAAGTTGTTACTAATCCACCTCAGAAAACCCATAGCGGGAGTTACACCATCACCAGCATCTTCACCACCAGCAAAGGGAAATGGGACAACAATGTGAAATTCTCCTGCTCCGTCACACACGCAGGGTTGGATACTGGCACAGGTCCTAGAGAGATCAGTGTGTCGAAGCCCTCGG TCTCAGAACCGATGACAGTGATACTGAACCCACCAAAAGTGTACAACTTGTTTGTGAACCATCAAGCAGTGCTGGAATGTGTCATCAAtggcaaaaacacaaatgcagttCGTAATGCCAGAATCGCCTGGAACGTCAACAAACAGTCCAGGAGAGATGGAATCAGTGAGGTGGTTAAAAATGACCAACAAACACCCAGGAAGGTCAGCACTCTGACCCTGAACCGGAGGGACTGGGGCACAGTGAATACTGTCCAGTGTTCTGCAGAGTCAAATGGCATCACAACAGGAAATCAGGAACTCGTCATCAATCATGGAT GCGAAGGCTATTCAGTGTCTGCTAACATTCTATCAGAGGAGTCCATGAATGACAAAGGGGTTGTGACCCTGGTCTGCCTGGTGGTCAGTCCATCACTTTGTGACTTCTATATCTTGTGGAAAGAGGGCAGCACCCCCCAAGATGAACAAAACAGTGAAGTTGTTACTAATCCACCTCAGAAAACCCATAGCGGGAGTTACACCATCACCAGCATCTTCACCACCAGCAAAGGGAAATGGGACAACAATGTGAAATTCTCCTGCTCCGTCACACACGCAGGGTTGGATACTGGCACAGGTCCTAGAGAGATCAGTGTGTCGAAGCCCTCGG TCCCAGAACCGATGACAGTGACACTGAACCCACCAAGAGCGTACAGTTTGTTTGTGAACCATCAAGCAGTGCTGGAATGTGTCATCAAtggcaaaaacacaaatgcagttCGTAATGCCAGAATCGCCTGGAACGTCAACAAACAGTCCAGGAGAGATGGAATCAGTGAGGTGGTTAAAAACGACCAACAAACACCCAGGAAGGTCAGCACTCTGACCCTGAACCGGAGGGACTGGGGCACAGTGAATACTGTCCAGTGTTCTGCAGAGTCAAATGGCATCACAACAGGAAATCAGGAACTCGTCATCAATCATGGAT GCAAAGGCTATTCAGTGTCTGCTAACATTCTATCAGAGGAGTCCATGAATGACAAAGGGGTTGTGACCCTGGTCTGCCTGGTGGTCAGTCCATCACTTTGTGACTTCTATATCTTGTGGAAAGAGGGCAGCACCCCCCAAGATGAACAAAACAGTGAAGTTGTTACTAATCCACCTCAGAAAACCCATAGCGGGAGTTACACCATCACCAGCATCTTCACCACCAGCAAAGGGAAATGGGACAACAATGTGAAATTCTCCTGCTCCGTCACACACGCAGGGTTGGATACTGGCACAGGTCCTAGAGAGATTAGTGTGTCGAAGCCCTCGG TCCCAGAACCGATGACAGTGACACTGAACCCACCAAGAGTGTACAGTTTGTTTGTGAACCATCAAGCAGTGCTGGAATGTGTCATCAAtggcaaaaacacaaatgcagttCGTAATGTCAGAATCGCCTGGAACGTCAACAAACAGTCCAGGAGAGAAGGAATCAGTGAGGTGGTTAAAAATGACCAACAAACACCCAGGAAGGTCAGCACTCTGACCCTGAACCGGAGGGACTGGGGCACAGTGAATACTGTCCAGTGTTCTGCAGAGTCAAATGGCATCACAACAGGAAATCAGGAACTCGTCATCAATCATGGAT GCAAAGGCTATTCAGTGTCTGCTCACATTCTATCAGAGGAGTCCATGAATGACAAAGGGGTTGTGACCCTGGTCTGCCTGGTGGTCAGTCCATCACTTTGTGACTTCTATATCTTGTGGAAAGAGGGCAGCACCCCCCAAGATGAACAAAACAGTGAAGTTGTTACTAATCCACCTCAGAAAACCCATAGCGGGAGTTACACCATCACCAGCATCTTCACCACCAGCAAAGGGAAATGGGACAACAATGTGAAATTCTCCTGCTCCGTCACACACGCAGGGTTGGATACTGGCACAGCTCCTAGAGAGATCAGTGTGTCGAAGCCCTCGG TCCCAGAACCGATGACAGTGACACTGAACCCACCAAGAGTGTACAGTTTGTTTGTGAACCATCAAGCAGTGCTGGAATGTGTCATCAAtggcaaaaacacaaatgcagttCGTAATGCCAGAATCGCCTGGAACGTCAACAAACAGTCCAGGAGAGATGGAATCAGTGAGGTGGTTAAAAATGACCAACAAACACCCAGGAAGGTCAGCACTCTGACCCTGAACCGGAGGGACTGGGGCACAGTGAATACTGTCCAGTGTTCTGCAGAGTCAAATGGCATCACAACAGGAAATCAGGAACTCGTCATCAATCATGGAT GCAAAGACTTTTCAGTATCTGCTCACATTCTCCCAGAAGAGTACATGAATGACAAAGGGGTTGTTACCCTTGTCTGCCTGGTGGTCAGTCCATCACTTTGTGATTTCTATATCCTGTGGAAAGAGGGCAGCACCCCCCAAGATGAACAAAACCGTGAAGTTGTTACTGGTCCACCTCAGAAAACCCATAGCGGGAGTTACACCATCACCAGCATCTTCACCACCAGCAAAGGGAAATGGGACAACAATGTGAAATTCTCCTGCTCCGTCACACACGCAGGGTTGGATACTGGCACAGGTCCTAGAGAGATCAGTGTGTCGAAGCCCTCGG TCTCAGAACCGATGACAGTGACACTGAACCCACCAAGAGTGTACAGTTTGTTTGTGAACCATCAAGCAGTGCTGGAATGTGTCATCAAtggcaaaaacacaaatgcagttCGTAATGCCAGAATCGCCTGGAACGTCAACAAACAGTCCAGGAGAGAAGGAATCAGTGAGGTGGTTAAAAACGACCAACAAACACCCAGGAAGGTCAGCACTCTGACCCTGAACCGGAGGGACTGGGGCACAGTGAATACTGTCCAGTGTTCTGCAGAGTCAAATGGCATCACAACAGGAAATCAGGAACTCGTCATCAATCATGGAT GCAAAGACTTTTCAGTATCTGCCCACATTCTCCCAGAAGAGTACATGAATGACAAAGGGGTTGTTACCCTTGTCTGCCTGGTAGTCAGTCCATCACTTTGTGATTTCTATATCCTGTGGAAAGAGGGCAGCACCCCCCAAGATGAACAAAACCGCGAAGTTGTTACTGGTCCACCTCAGAAAACCCATAGCGGGAGTTACACCATCACCAGCATCTTTACCACCAGCAAAGGGAAATGGGACAACAATGTGAAATTCTCCTGTTCCGTCACACATTCTGGGTTGGATACTGGCACAGGTCCTAGAGAGATCAGTGTGTCGAAGGCCTCGG TCCCAAAACCGATGACAGTGACACTGAACCCACCAAAAGTGTATAACTTGTTTGTGAACCACCAAGCAGTGCTGGAATGTGTCATCAAtggcaaaaacacaaatgcagttCGTAATGCCAGAATCACCTGGAACGTCAACAAACAGTCCAGGAGAGATGGAATCAGTGAGGTGGttaaaaatgaacaacaaaaacCCAGGAAGGTCAGCACTCTGACCCTGAACCGGAGGGACTGGGGCACAGTGAATACTGTCCAGTGTTCTGCAGAGTCAAATGGCATCAAAACTGGAATTCAGGAACTTGTCGTCAATCATGGAT GCAAAGACTTTTCAGTGTCTGCTCACATTCTGCCAGAGGGGTCCATGAATGACAAAGGGGTTGTGACCCTGGTCTGCCTGGTGGTCAGTCCATCACTTTGTGATTTCTATATCTTGTGGAAAGAGGGCAGCACCCCCCAAGATGAACAAAACCGTGAAGTTGTTACTGGTCCACCTCAGAAAACCCTTAGCGGGAGTTACACCATCACCAGCATCTTCACCACCAGCAAAGGGAAATGGGACAACAATGTGAAATTCTCCTGCTCCGTCACACACGCTGGGTTGGATACTGACACAGCTCCTAGAGAGATCAGTTTGTCGAAGGCCTTGG AGAAGAACCAGTTACCCATGCCTGATGGAGACTCAGTTACAGAGTGTAACAAGATGGACGATGAAGAGGATGAGTTCAGAAGCCTGTGGTCCACCGCCTCAATTTTCATTATTCTCTTCTCCCTTTCTATTACCTACAGTGCAGTGATCAGTCTGGTAAAG ATGAAGCCATGA